The genomic stretch GAACAAAAAACATTCTCATAAAATCAATTGATTGAAAAATTGAAGAAAGAAACACAGGAGTCAGTAACTACAAACATATTATTAGACATTCACCCAAGTCCCCTACCCGTCAGCGACCAACAATCAGTACATTCAAGCAACTTGGATAACTTGGACACTTTCGGGGCCTTGGGCGCCCTAGCCGCCATCGGAAACCACAGACTTCCTCCTCGTAAGCGCGACAGACTACTCCGCTTCCACAGGATTAGTgctcttcttcgccttcttgACGGGTCGAGGTGATGACTCTGCTGTTGAGGGGGGAGTGTCTTCGCCATCTTCCTCATCGGCGGCTACTCGCTTGCGCTTTCCGACTGTGGAGGCAGTGGGGGTATCGGGGGTACCATGAGTAGCTGATGTAGCTGACGTAGGTGTAGTGGGAAGCTCTGTACTATTCTCCGCAGCGGCCTCACgccagacttgctatcagtcaggtaactcagttcgaactgactgaactgactgccaagactcagttcagtcagtcagttcttgaggcagctggacgtcagtccagtcagttcagaagcctccagactgactgaactgactgacgttagactgacgttagctgtttttaaagcagtattttagagttgtgaaagccacatttagtgcggcttcgaagccgcgctagtcctagatataaagacactaatcctatataagttaaagcatctagctttaagctaattagagtttgcggaaatgcgctacccggtgcgcacctagtaagcctttcgcgtcgcgtcgcgtcgcgtctgctatacacacgacgctagactactgttgccataatacttcttggtgtacttcatgtctactccctctaattcaggccttcgccgccttgtagaatgcgacaagcgcaattctcctctaccatcgctatcaaacgcgcctactgttggcgatactgcgagcgaggcccaggctgatgagcccttggcagtacaggcggacttccccaacgacggcgacgacgacgacgacgacgacaattacgacgggcttgattttaagcgtgtgccgtatcttgagcggcgccaggttgagcgtaatagtcgcggtgggccaaaaagctggatctaccgccacggctgggccgtctggcaccgcaagtacaagaaaaactactggctttgccggtactgccatcaacgacggaagcaggaggcttgctacgaggctgacagcactacaaacgccggccgacacctctcaggcaacaagcctggacactcacacggacctaacggacctgtaccaattgctagccgggagggcaatattatgggcgcgctcgcaaagtcccaagtacatattatgaggtctaaagggatagaagtatcgcaagaggtagcaaacgagatagcagcaagcttttcaacctctcgatttcaggacgcgctgaaggactgggtagtcgcggacaaccagagccttcgcgtaatagaaacgccgcagtttcgagccatgattgcggccgtgagcccgctagccgaagctctcctttggcgtagccactaaacgctccacgatcatattattactgagtacaatacatacatactagctgttgccaactaccttcgcgaagcccggtcgcttatacacgtgtcattcgacaactggacttcaactggtgggcagtatgcttttactggcctctgcgtacattaccttaacagcgagggcaagctagttgaccacctgcttgggttgcctgagctacacggggcgcacactggcaataatattgccgctgcagcaacaacaatacttcggctatttggcgttgacaacgcgagggttgggtactttgtgcttgacaacgcaagtaacaatgatactgcagttgagtccttagcagaggagtttggctttatcgcaagcgagcggcggctgcggtgctgctgccatatactcaacctaagcgcacaattagtaatttggggcaaagaccgtagcgcgtacgagaatgaagccgcacaccttgaggaagaggagaagtacatggatgagtggcgcaaatacggtcctgttggcgtcctctttgacgtgattgcgtctatctgtacgcctcaaactcgacaactactagagcgcctacagtgcgaggaggcagagtctctaggtgttacaccccacatccggcagcttgtgaagcctgttaagacacgctggaatagctatttcaacacgtttgtccgtgcagctgagctacacggccctatcgatggctatattgagtgtaaacttgaggagcatagtgctgcaacagcaacctcacgacgccggaagaatcgtgagcagctccctgctgcccagccacggttatatatacgcgaagggggtctaaacggcaaggactgggcgacaataacagaatacattcgactccttgagccatttgccgaagctacacggctacttgaaggtcgcggccgacacggccgacacggcgctatatgggaagttctagtaacgtttgagtggcttcttgaccagcttgaggctctcaaagaccgccttaaggatgtaaattacgaagatctagatgcgcctgaagatcatcttattacaaacgttaaccttgcgcattgtaagcttgctgagtactacgcaaaattcgataacgcgcctgtctactacactgctacaatactacacccgcactacaaacaccacctctcagcgctctggaaggtgcctgacacccatgtcactgcccgtgacggtgtccactatcgcgacggctggcttgacaataaccaccgggcattcctgcgcatgtggcaggggcggaaggactctgcagccacttcagctcacactgtaacgccgccgcgtaagaagccccggctagggatttcaacgtcgcgatcagcttttctacagtcgtcaattgagcaaagcacacggcagttagaggcaagccttgctgaggatgagtatgagatatggaagcggcaaccagcgttagctgaggaggattggctgtctcttaatccgcttctatactgggagtcagttgctgggcagttccctatactctcaaagttcgctattgacgtcctaacaataccagcagcagcggcagactgtgagcggactttcagcgagcttggcgacatgttaggcacccggagactccatatgaagccagagcttatttcagctttgcagagcttgaagagctggaagaggcttggtatacagccaacaactacctcagcttctgggctagcgcgcacactatcagaggaagaaatctcaaaagtacaggagcatttatctcagttcgacgtcaggtaactcagttcagtcagtccagtcagtccgcaggccgcggcgacgtcagttcagtcagtcagttttagtttaattgaaaagtcttggcagtcagtccagtccagttcagtgacctcaggacgtcagttcagtcagtccagagagctccggactgactgaactgactgatagcaactctgCCTCACGCTCGTCCTCGTGGTGATGTAATTCCTCAACCAGCTCCTCAGCCTCGGCAGACCACTCTTCGCGGACGGGGGCGGAGACGACTTCTTCTGGTAGAGTGGATGGTGGGGGAGGTGCTTTGGGAAGTGGGTAGTCAGCTTCTTCATCGCTATCTTCAATGATGGCAGCGGACTTGTACTTCTTGGTAGATGAAGCATTTATGGTGTCTTCGTCAGTGTGAGGTTTCTTAtgcttccttgagttgggcgcAGGTGTCTTGGAGGGTGAGCTAGTGAGCTTTGATACCTCCTTGGCTACTTTGCTGTTGGATAGAGAATGGGTGCTGAGAGCAACTTTGGTCTTTGTGATCTTGTACCTATCGCTGGGCTCAGGAGCAGCCTTCGTCTTCACTGCGAGACCCTTCCGCAGACGACTCCGCTGGACCCTGTCTTCAGCAATCTGCTTAGGCGTCTTTTTAGTCTTTTGCTTTACGATCGGTGTATCATCTTCCAGTTCATCCACGTTAATGCCTTTTGCTATCTCGCCCCGATGTCCATCCAGTTTCGCCTGGAGCCAAATCTGCTTGGCTTGTTCCTTGCGCCTAGTACCAGCATCAAACTTGGCCCTCATCGCCCCCTTCACCTCAATGATCTCATCGTACTTGCCGCGGAACATCTGTGAGTACATGTTTTGCACCTCGCGCTCCACACGTTGGATAGGCGGTGCACGTCGCGGCGCCTTTCCATCCTTGATATCAAGGTAGCTCAGCCGACCGTTCTCCATGCCTTCAAACTTTCCGATGATTTTCCTGGCGAGCTTCTTGAGGCAGGCCGGAATATTTGGGGGCGGACAGTTCTGATGTTCTGCCCAAGGCGAACGGTCCTCGAAGCGTTGCATGTGCGGCTTGTAGGAGCCGTGGTTGTTGTGAGGGTCATGTGCATCCCAGGCAATGTAGAACTCCTGGTGGTCGCAGAAGCTCACAGAAGAGCAGTTCTCGCGCTCATGGTGCACTTTCTTGGGTACGAAGATGGCACCGAGCTCGGCAAAGTTTGAGGGGCGCACAACGTTACGGGAGAGATAGCGGCGCTCTGGTCGATAAGAGTTCGTGGGCTGGTTGTTGTAGTCGGGTCGATAGGAGCTCGCGGGGTGGTTACCGTAGTTGGGTCGGTAGGTGTCCGCGCGGAATGCAGTTCCGTCTTGCAGGGCTCGAGTGAAGCGCTGCAAATCCGTGATACTAGGCAGTCCCTGAATCCGAGGCGCGGTGTGAGTGCCTTCATACCCTGCCTCGTTCTCGATGTTGGAATTCTCCAGCTGAGATGTCGCGGTATTCATGATGACAGATGTCGTGGCCGTCGTAGTTGAATTGTCTTATAGAGTGCCCAGGTGTATACTAGATACCTAGGTAGAGTTTGCAGGGTAGATTGAACCTTGGAAGTGACCGTGCTTGACTTGCGTCGTGAGTCGTATATTAGAATCTGACAGAGGGGTTGAGGTTGTTGTGAAACAATTGTGTTGTAAGTGGGGGAGTGGAGTCAAAAGAGGAATTGATTTGGCTGCTTGCGTTGTAGAGAGTAGAGTGGTTCTGGAAAGTAATGGAAACAATAGAACAATAGAGAGCAAGAGGCGCTCGGACCTCTAGGTTGGCGAACCTGCGCCCTTTTACGCAATACCGACGGAGTGAGTGTGTCGCTGAAACAGTGTGATTCACTTTCACTCCTTCACTCATCCTCACTCCTTATGTCTTGGATAATGACATTGTCAAGACAAAGGAACAGCGAACTATGAATCAAAGTGCGCGCGTATACACTTTGCACACAATACAGCGATGCATCTTTGTAATACCGTCTTCTTTGTTGTACACAGTCAACGACAGTAACTGTTCAGAGATGAGCGTTAGCGTCATTGTGATCATAAGGTCTCCCATATCTACTTACGCTCAAACAAGTTTGAACATCCGCATGTCCTCTTTGTACTTCTTACTAATACCGTCATACGTATTAGTACCACCCCACTTCTCTAGCCCAAACCCAAACCCAATCCTTTTGAATATGCCTTCAAATGGAGCGTCCCACTCCTCCTTGTCTCCTGTATCTGCTACACCTGTCACCCTCTCTAGAAATAATTCACAAACAAGGCTGTTGATACGGCAAAGGTGAGGTTGAATCAAGTAAcggtcgttgcaacgagttgaagtAGATGGTTATGATTGATTAGAGGAGGTGGGCTGCAGCTCGCGTACGAACTGAATCCCACCCCACGGCACGGGCCACGCACGTAGTCACGTGCTCGCCACGTACGTACGGTGGCTCGAAACTAAGAGCAACCAACAAAGGCTTTTGTCAAAGCCTCGTAATCAGAATGGCACAAAATGAGTCGCGCGATCGTATACAGTTGGGTCGTTCTGACCGTCTGCAAATATTTTCACAGTGGGACTGGAATCTTTGAGTATCCGATTCATCAAAAGCATTAAAACAGAAATAGCTTTGACCAGGACAAGTTACCCAGGACCACGACGGTGTTATCTTCTTCAATGTAGCCTGGGCATCAGCCTCAATTGTCCCGGTACACCGATCCCATAGTAATAAAATTTCCAGATACGGCTTCCATGATCCAAAAAGGTAGTCATCTTTCTTGAAGTCGTCAGGGAAAACTTCAATGAACTTATTGGCCACACCCTGTATTGCAGCCAATCGGTCTGTCCACCTGGAGAGACATTTTCCAGAGTAATTATACACGATTGCGGTCCAAATTTGTAACCTCATGAGCGGATGTCAACTCTTGTCGAGCCTTTGTGTGCGGATCAATTGACCTGAAGTATTTATGTGGATACGTACGTCTTATTCCCATTCTCTCCAGGGTGGAGTTTCTCGCGGCCTGAATCGGCATTCACACCGACTGTGCATGGTCCATTACCATGCTTATTCAGATGGCGTAGCATATAACGTCTATCACTGTTGGTCGAAAAACACCCTATGCCGAAACGAAACGAGCTTCCAAAAGTGATTGTTCTTTGTAGCATAATTGTATAGGGTTATAGTCTACttgttggttggctttgcactaagtgcgtaaagggaaataacgataactaggaatgcattctgttcggtggttgTGATTattgattgtctacgaacatagctgctacgaaggtatacctaagctctgcgcaaggtgggccgaagtcgggccgaagtgtcaagcagccgacgtctctaccgatactcacgatccgacactaCTAAAATATCTTCTGTAGCTGCTCTTCTCTCTAGAGCCTATCTGGAAAGCGAAAATCACGAGAGctgttgatacggctaaggtatcggaatcaccttcgttgcaacgagttgaaatgattgtgattgttcttgttgttctatggaggtggagggaggtcggcagtaaggcagcagctagagctcggaccacacggcttagtaagccgtgtaatccaagctcgtgcatgcagcaaccagctgccttatctaccgcaggttcgattcccaacaaGAGCTTTTAGTGTTATTAATCATTCTGCTTGCAGTCTCTGAAGCTGTTCCTGCTTTTAACCCCTGCTCTACTGTCGCCACCGATGCTTCGCAACTTTTCGGAGGGTCTAGGCGATAGACTACTTGCGCAAGAAGATACCTTAAGCTTATAGTGGTATCCGACACACGCAAACATGTGCTCTAAGATTATCCGTAAAAGATGATGCATAAGCTCTCTTAGCATGTGTTTAAGCGAGCTTCAGTAAAGAAAGCAGGTAGAATTACTTATCTGTATTGTACGTACCCGGTATGCTACTTAAGTTATTTAAATAGAATACCGAGAGAACGTTAACTTGGGCCTTAAAACTAGACAATCTTGCTTACGTTGACGTATATCTGCATTAAACAGTATACTGACCATCTATTTATAGCCTCAAATTGAATCCGCGTAAGTTACATTGCCACACACTCTTCCCTGCGCGTTGACACCGGCGCCCTTGTCAAGCAGCAGCTTCACAATCGCCTCGTGGCCTCCTGCTGAAGCCGCCTGGAGTGCGTTACCGTACtctccaccctgcgcgttgacATCGGCGCCCTTGTTAAGCAGCAGCTTCACAATCGCCTCGTGGCCTCCTGCTGAAGCCGCCTGgagtgcgttgccgtagcctccaccctgcgcgttgacGTCGGCGCCCTTGTTAAGCAGCAGCTTCACAATCGCCTCGTGGCCTCCTGCTGAAGCCGCCTGgagtgcgttgccgtagcctccaccctgcgcgttgacGTCGGCGCCCTTGTCAAGCAGCAGCTTCACAATCGCCTCGTGGCCTCCTGCTGAAGCCGCCTGgagtgcgttgccgtagcctccaccctgcgcgttgacGTCGGCGCCCTTGTCAAGCAGCAGCTTCACAATCGCCTCGTGGCCTCGTGCTGAAGCCGCCTGgagtgcgttgccgtagcctccaccctgcgcgttgacGTCGGCGCCCTTGTCAAGCAGCAGCTTCACAATCGCCTCGTGGCCTCGTGCTGAAGCCGCCTGgagtgcgttgccgtagcctccaccctgcgcgttgacGTCGGCGCCCTTGTCAAGCAGCAGCTTCACAATCGCCTCGTGGCCTCGTGCTGAAGCCGCCTGGAGTGCGTTACCGTACTCTCTTCCCTGCGCGTTGACACCGGCGCCCTTGTCAAGCAGCAGCTTCACAATCGCCTCGTGGCCTCGTGCTGAAGCCGCCTGgagtgcgttgccgtagcctccaccctgcgcgttgacGTCGGCGCCCTTGTCAAGCAGCAGCTTCACAATCGCCTCGTGGCCTCCTGCTGAAGCCGCCTGgagtgcgttgccgtagcctccaccctgcgcgttgacGTCGGCGCCCTTGTTAAGCAGCAGCTTCACAATCGCCTCGTGGCCTCGTGCTGAAGCCGCCTGgagtgcgttgccgtagtatccaccctgcgcgttgacATCGGCGCCCTTGTCAAGCAGCAGCTTCACAATCGCCTCGTGGCCTCCTGCTGAAGCCGCCTGGAGTGCGTTACCGTACtctccaccctgcgcgttgacATCGGCGCCCTTGTTAAGCAGCAGCTTCACAATCGCCTCGTGGCCTCCTGCTGAAGCCGCCTGgagtgcgttgccgtagcctccaccctgcgcgttgacGTCGGCGCCCTTGTTAAGCAGCAGCTTCACAATCGCCTCGTGGCCTCCTGCTGAAGCCGCCTGgagtgcgttgccgtagcctccaccctgcgcgttgacGTCGGCGCCCTTGTTAAGCAGCAGCTTCACAATCGCCTCGTGGCCTCCTGCTGAAGCCGCCTGgagtgcgttgccgtagcctccaccctgcgcgttgacGTCGGCGCCCTTGTCAAGCAGCAGCTTCACAATCGCCTCGTGGCCTCGTGCTGAAGCCGCCTGGAGTGCGTTACCGTACtctccaccctgcgcgttgacGTCGGCGCCCTTCTCAAGCAGCAGCTCTGTCGTCCCATAATGTCCGTTGTCTGCTGCGAGATATAATAGAGCTTGGTCGTAGCTATCCTTCCGTTCTAATACAAGTTTTTTCTCTTGCCCTTGACTTGAGAGTAACTTTTCTAGTGTGCTTGATATACCGAATCGTGCTGCAAGATGTAATCCTGTGCTGTTCTTAGGATATTTTTGGCTATAACCGCGGTACTTATATCTCGGAGCTAAGAGCACCTGCGTAGCGCTCGAAACTAAGCAGCTATTAGAAAGGAACAAATAGACTAGCGCGCACGCATCGCTCTCCACCTTCACAATATGCTCTCCCCAATGATTGGCAGCATAGTCTAAGAACTTGCTCTCTTTAAGCCTTTTATCAAACTCTTTGTCAAAGGAGCAGCTACCCGTTTTGAAAACATCGAACGATAGGTAAGTGAGGCATGTTAAGGTAATGTGCAGCGGGGCACTAGGGTCCCACGTGTCTCTGATGCGCTCAAAATACTCTTGCGTAGTGTAGTGCACAAGACGGATAACAGCGCTTTCGCGATCGACAACGACAAGGCCAGCACACACAGATAGTAGGTCCTCGACATCAGGTAGGTTGTCGGGATCGAGCTCCGGTTCCTCTAGCTCCACCGCTAGGGCGCAGCACAGCTCGGCCGTAGTAAGTGGTCTCCTTGCGTACGTAATCCACAACAGGACTTTCTTGGCTAGTTCGTAGTGTCCATCTAACTGGCTCTTAATTCGCTGCAAAGCGTCTTCGTATGCATCATTAAGCGCGGCTGAGCCTTTTAAGAGATTGTCTAGCGTCGTCCTAACCTTCTTCGCCGTTGTCTTGTCTGACAGAGAATCGATGTGTAAGCGAGCAAGAAGAAACCTAAAAACTCGTGAGTCTGTATCACGTTACAGACCTAACAAATGACTTACATGCCGTCTACTTTCTCCGCGATTTTCTCTTCCACCATTTGCTGCAGCGCAGGGTCTCGCTGAATGCATTTAGGTAGTCGGTACATCTGGCCGGCTATAAATCGCCTCACGTCTTCATTGCTAGCTCGGACTTCGAGCCTGTGCGCTTGTTTAAATTCAGTTTCGACTTGGGGTATAAACCGCGAGGTGGTCACAAGGCGAACATCTTGTCCTGCCTGCAAGTCTCGGAGTCTGGCTAGAAACAGGCGGCGAGTGCCGTCGCTGTCTCGACACTCATCCAGAGCATCAATCGCAATATAGACAGTGGGGTGCATTGCAACTACCTCTCGGAGGGCGCCAAAGATCTCCTCAAGCGATGGCTTCGTGCCTCGATCGGCATGCTGCTTGTATAGTCGTTCTACAGGCTCTGCCGTCGATGGTCGACCCTGCACTAGCTGCTTAACGATAGCTGCCAGCATACTAGAGGCATCCTGCTCTTCCTTTGCTTTGTAGTTGCAGTACACATACGCAACTCCCAACGAGCTGCTCTGCGCAGACTTTAGGAGGTGGTCGATCGCGATCGCTGCCACCATTGTCTTGCCGGCGCCGGGAATCCCCGGGCAGAAGAGCGTGCCCTTCGGCTCACCAAGCCACTTCGCGAACTCGGGCGCATCGAGAAACCACTGGCCCGTTCCCTTCTGTCTGCGACCTATGATGTCCGATTGTTGCGCGGGGTAGTCGGTAGGCGAAACCCATCCCACCATCTTCCTGTGCCTTGCATTGGTTTCATCTTGCTAGATCTCGTCTACTCGAGACTGTATTGCGGGCACGTGTGTTCGAACGAAGCCGGTATCGTCCTTAATAGCCTGAGAGAGTTTGCTTCTTTATGTGAGCGGCCTTGCTCTGCGGTCTTAGTTACTATTGAGGCTTACAAATTGTCTATCTGCAACGCGATCCCCACGAGCGTCTTTAAACGCTCGATTCCGGCCAATATGCTAGCGATTTCTTCCTTCTTGAACTTCCACATCAGCGCTTTGCCTGCCTGCTGTAATCTACCTCCATCGGTCATCTTAGTCTGTAGTACCTCCAGCGCCTGCTTATACTGGTCGAGCGGTCCATTCTCGACTCCAAGGGCTCGGATGGCGGTGTGCCACGGTGCGTCCACGCTTCCCTCCTCGAGACGGAACCTTAAGTTGGTAAGGAGGCTGTGTGCGTTTGAGGCCTCAACGGCGCA from Pyrenophora tritici-repentis strain M4 chromosome 1, whole genome shotgun sequence encodes the following:
- a CDS encoding Arp, Ankyrin repeat protein; amino-acid sequence: MVGWVSPTDYPAQQSDIIGRRQKGTGQWFLDAPEFAKWLGEPKGTLFCPGIPGAGKTMVAAIAIDHLLKSAQSSSLGVAYVYCNYKAKEEQDASSMLAAIVKQLVQGRPSTAEPVERLYKQHADRGTKPSLEEIFGALREVVAMHPTVYIAIDALDECRDSDGTRRLFLARLRDLQAGQDVRLVTTSRFIPQVETEFKQAHRLEVRASNEDVRRFIAGQMYRLPKCIQRDPALQQMVEEKIAEKVDGMFLLARLHIDSLSDKTTAKKVRTTLDNLLKGSAALNDAYEDALQRIKSQLDGHYELAKKVLLWITYARRPLTTAELCCALAVELEEPELDPDNLPDVEDLLSVCAGLVVVDRESAVIRLVHYTTQEYFERIRDTWDPSAPLHITLTCLTYLSFDVFKTGSCSFDKEFDKRLKESKFLDYAANHWGEHIVKVESDACALVYLFLSNSCLVSSATQVLLAPRYKYRGYSQKYPKNSTGLHLAARFGISSTLEKLLSSQGQEKKLVLERKDSYDQALLYLAADNGHYGTTELLLEKGADVNAQGGEYGNALQAASARGHEAIVKLLLDKGADVNAQGGGYGNALQAASAGGHEAIVKLLLNKGADVNAQGGGYGNALQAASAGGHEAIVKLLLNKGADVNAQGGGYGNALQAASAGGHEAIVKLLLNKGADVNAQGGEYGNALQAASAGGHEAIVKLLLDKGADVNAQGGYYGNALQAASARGHEAIVKLLLNKGADVNAQGGGYGNALQAASAGGHEAIVKLLLDKGADVNAQGGGYGNALQAASARGHEAIVKLLLDKGAGVNAQGREYGNALQAASARGHEAIVKLLLDKGADVNAQGGGYGNALQAASARGHEAIVKLLLDKGADVNAQGGGYGNALQAASARGHEAIVKLLLDKGADVNAQGGGYGNALQAASAGGHEAIVKLLLDKGADVNAQGGGYGNALQAASAGGHEAIVKLLLNKGADVNAQGGGYGNALQAASAGGHEAIVKLLLNKGADVNAQGGEYGNALQAASAGGHEAIVKLLLDKGAGVNAQGRVCGNVTYADSI